TTAAGTTTTCTTACAAATAACGCTGCACTTTTTACTTTTGAAATTCCGACAGTATTTTCATTATGGATGATCTGGCGGTTCAGGTTGTGAAGTTCTACCTCATCAAAGTCTGCAACACCTAAAGTTCCAACACCCGCTGCCGCAAGGTATTGAATAACGGGGCTTCCTATGCCTCCTGCCCCAATGACCAGCACTTTGGAATTCATAATTTTCCGCTGTCCCTCCAACCCTATTTCTTCTATAAATATCTGGCGGCTGTATCTTGCAAAACGATCTTCGCTTTTCATTCTGGCTTAATATTTAATAACCACTGTACGCAGTGTCCCAATCTTTCATTACAGGATCATAGCCTGCTTTTCTGATACTTTGTTTTACTTCTTCCATGCTTCGCTCATCACTGGTTTCAAACTGTTCCAGAGATTCCACGTCTACGGCATAACCTCCCGGATTTGTTTTTGAAGCGGCACTCATGGCCGTTGCCCCGAGTGAGATGATATTGTTCCTGAATTTTTCATTTTCCCTCGTTGATATGGAGATTTCCAGGTCTTCATTCCAGATTCTGTAGGCGCAGATCAGTTGAAGCAGATCCTTGTCTTCCATAATAAAATTGGGTTCAATAATTCCTTCTGCCGGCCGGAGTCTGGGAAATGAAACTGAAAAACGGCTTTTCCAGTATTGTCTCTGCAGATAATCAATGTGAATGGCATTAAAGAAACTGTCTACCCGCCAGTCTTCAAGTCCAAGCAGGACACCGAGTCCAATCTTATGGATTCCAGCCCTTCCAATCCTGTCTGGAGTATCTAAACGGAAATGAAAATTTGATTTTTTTCCTTTGGGATGGTATTCTTTATAAACATTCTGATGATAAGTTTCCTGATAGATCAAAACAGAATGAACGCCTTCATGATGCAACTGCAAATATTCTTCTTCAGACAAAGGTTGTACTTCTATCGAAATATTGGCGAAATGAGGCCGCAACTGACGAACGGCATTCAGGAAATAAGAAATACCAACTGTTTTATTGGCTTCCCCGCTAACCAAAAGAACGTGATTGACTCCCATCGATTTTAAAACGGAAGCTTCTATCATCAGCTCAGTATCAGACAGTGTTTTTCTTCTGACGTCATTATCCAGGCTAAAACCACAATAGGTACAGATATTCTGGCATTCATTGCTGAGATACATTGGTGCATACAGCTGAATTGTTTTACCGAAGCGTTTCTGGGTGAGCTGACGGGTCATTTTTGCCATCAACTCCAGTTCCGGAGCTGCTGCAGGCGAAATGAGGATCAGGAAATCATCTACCGTTTTACGGTTTTTCCGAAGGCTGTTCAGAACATCAGAATGGGTGATTTTTTCAAGCCTGGCTTTTACCTCATCCCAATGATAGCGCTCAAAAATATCATTAAAGCTTTTCATTAGTTTTGCTGTATTATTCGAATAGGAATGAAGTCAGAGGGCTTGATGCTTCAGCATGGTTTGCGATTGCACCCAACCCCGATTCATAAGCTCTTCTTCCGGCAATGACCCCTTCTTTAAAGGCCATAGCCATATGGACTGGATTTCTGGCCACAGCAATGGCTGTATTGACAAGAACAGCATCTGCCCCCATTTCCATTGCTTTTGCGGCATCTGAAGGGGCTCCAATTCCTGCATCTACTACAACGGGAACATTAGTCTGGCTGATAATAATCTCGAGAAAGTCTAATGTCCTAAGCCCTTTATTGGTTCCAATAGGAGCTCCCAGAGGCATTACCACGGCAGTTCCGGCATCTTCCAAACGTTTACACAAAACG
The Chryseobacterium sp. W4I1 DNA segment above includes these coding regions:
- the thiH gene encoding 2-iminoacetate synthase ThiH, whose protein sequence is MKSFNDIFERYHWDEVKARLEKITHSDVLNSLRKNRKTVDDFLILISPAAAPELELMAKMTRQLTQKRFGKTIQLYAPMYLSNECQNICTYCGFSLDNDVRRKTLSDTELMIEASVLKSMGVNHVLLVSGEANKTVGISYFLNAVRQLRPHFANISIEVQPLSEEEYLQLHHEGVHSVLIYQETYHQNVYKEYHPKGKKSNFHFRLDTPDRIGRAGIHKIGLGVLLGLEDWRVDSFFNAIHIDYLQRQYWKSRFSVSFPRLRPAEGIIEPNFIMEDKDLLQLICAYRIWNEDLEISISTRENEKFRNNIISLGATAMSAASKTNPGGYAVDVESLEQFETSDERSMEEVKQSIRKAGYDPVMKDWDTAYSGY